A region of Vitis vinifera cultivar Pinot Noir 40024 chromosome 13, ASM3070453v1 DNA encodes the following proteins:
- the LOC100852544 gene encoding VQ motif-containing protein 17 has protein sequence MKARSCPPISGPSPCSLAMNKDSHEISKFKPKIRIIHVFAPEIIQTDAANFRDLVQRLTGKPAANFRGRKKKRSMRSKDVLKTLIHHESSKTMELPEEFPCLKNGERVKQEQEKMWRDENSNGFFGGFADLDGFMQELSQFPLLPFESSRMDVFQEMPLA, from the coding sequence ATGAAGGCACGCTCTTGTCCTCCTATCTCAGGCCCATCTCCATGTAGTCTAGCCATGAACAAAGATTCACATGAAATATCAAAATTCAAGCCAAAGATTCGCATAATTCACGTATTTGCACCAGAAATCATACAGACAGATGCTGCAAATTTTCGCGACCTTGTACAGAGGCTCACTGGAAAACCTGCAGCAAATTTTAGAGGCCGTAAGAAGAAAAGAAGCATGAGAAGCAAAGACGTACTGAAGACATTGATCCACCATGAATCGAGCAAGACCATGGAATTGCCTGAGGAGTTTCCATGTTTGAAAAATGGGGAGAGAGTTAAGCAGGAGCAAGAAAAGATGTGGAGAGATGAGAATTCAAATGGGTTCTTTGGTGGGTTTGCTGATTTGGATGGTTTCATGCAAGAGTTAAGTCAATTTCCCCTACTTCCTTTTGAATCCTCTAGGATGGATGTGTTCCAGGAGATGCCACTTGCTTAG
- the LOC104881344 gene encoding aspartic proteinase CDR1 has product MRFYMFPPQLHSSSKWTSSRFVVQFFSVLAMATASFFLVVSCFSSSIFIPPSTAHNDINSTTSDGFVVDLIHHDSPSSPFYDHNMTSTDRSIWAADRSIARLNYLLSVTSSSSSLGDISSKLVPEYYEYIMMYYLGVPSTLVYGIADTGSELIWLQCLPCTHCYNQTPPIFDPAESYTYETVSSDSPICNAVRRISCREGDKSCCYQHTYGDGTTTKGTLSTDVFAFEDPTRTIVEVGYLTFGCSHDTKARLKGHQAGVVGLNRHPNSLVSQLKVKKFSYCMVIPDDHGSGSRMYFGSRAVILGGKTPLLKGDYSHYFVTLKGISVGEEKVPLPEGIFNINSTGTGGFIIDSGTTYTVLRSEAYNSLVNTLSNAIHLPWRKYRRFGICFEGRSDELASAGPDITFHFYGADFILTKRTTYVEVEKGLWCLAMLSSNSTRKLSILGNIQQQNYHVGYDLEAQVVSFAPVDCATF; this is encoded by the coding sequence ATGAGATTTTACATGTTTCCTCCACAGTTACATTCTTCTTCTAAATGGACTAGTTCTAGGTTTGTAGTTCAATTTTTTTCGGTTTTAGCTATGGCTACTGCCTCTTTTTTCCTTGTTGTAAGCTGCTTCTCATCAAGCATCTTCATTCCTCCATCCACAGCTCACAATGACATTAACAGCACTACAAGTGATGGTTTTGTCGTCGATCTGATCCACCATGACTCACCTTCTTCCCCTTTCTATGACCACAACATGACTAGCACTGATCGCTCCATATGGGCAGCTGACCGCTCTATTGCTCGCCTCAATTACCTGCTCTCAGTCACCTCATCCTCATCCTCGCTAGGTGATATCTCATCCAAATTAGTTCCTGAGTACTATGAATACATAATGATGTACTATCTGGGTGTCCCCTCTACTCTAGTATATGGCATTGCAGATACTGGAAGTGAACTCATATGGCTCCAATGCCTTCCATGCACACATTGTTACAACCAAACACCGCCTATTTTTGACCCAGCTGAGTCTTACACTTATGAAACAGTATCAAGTGATTCCCCAATTTGCAATGCTGTCAGGAGAATTTCCTGCAGGGAAGGTGACAAAAGTTGTTGCTATCAGCACACCTATGGTGATGGCACAACAACAAAAGGAACTCTCTCAACTGATGTATTTGCTTTTGAAGACCCCACAAGAACTATCGTTGAGGTTGGCTACTTGACCTTCGGCTGTTCCCATGACACCAAGGCGCGCCTTAAGGGGCACCAAGCTGGTGTCGTAGGCCTTAACCGGCATCCCAATTCGCTAGTCTCACAGCTGAAAGTTAAAAAGTTCTCATACTGCATGGTGATACCTGATGATCATGGATCAGGAAGTCGAATGTACTTTGGATCAAGGGCAGTCATTCTTGGTGGAAAAACTCCATTGCTGAAGGGGGACTACAGCCACTACTTTGTCACTCTCAAGGGCATCAGTGTTGGTGAAGAAAAGGTACCCCTCCCAGAGGGGATATTCAATATAAACTCAACTGGGACAGGAGGATTTATAATTGATTCTGGCACAACATACACAGTATTAAGGTCTGAAGCATACAATTCTTTAGTCAATACATTGAGCAATGCCATACATTTACCTTGGAGGAAATACAGGAGATTTGGAATATGCTTTGAGGGGAGATCTGATGAATTGGCCTCAGCAGGGCCAGATATAACTTTCCATTTTTATGGTGCAGACTTCATACTGACCAAGCGGACCACATATGTGGAAGTGGAGAAGGGGCTATGGTGCCTGGCCATGCTTTCGTCTAATAGCACTCGGAAACTCTCTATACTTGGAAATATTCAGCAGCAGAACTATCATGTTGGATATGACCTTGAAGCTCAGGTGGTTTCTTTTGCTCCAGTGGATTGTGCCACTTTCTAG
- the LOC109123695 gene encoding uncharacterized protein LOC109123695 has translation MYIVTKPNLSDTHITFFVSVDHGCCLFLPQICDLSHINIFIPPTTPHHDNISTISDGFVVRLIHRDSALSPFYDPNLSVSDRAILAANRSIARPNYLNSLTSQSLVEDLSSKLIPEEFTYVMMYNVGTPPSLVYAIADICRKWHSVSTKHHLFSTPPNLPPTAQYHGMLQPVTRPGDMPAILMKKIVAIGYHMVVAVHQLKEQFQLMHLPLKTIGRIWLMFVTWCLAAQIIQLGLLKAMKLALRIAISSSLCGKAYYADLVFLMLFYLIMSLNLTVQSSNSSAQNMVYATHSLLPVFPMAKQKQTRQTTYVEGKKGLWCLAMLSSNSLWKVSILGNIQQQNYYVGYDLEAQVVSFSPVDCANF, from the exons ATGTACATAGTGACTAAACCAAATCTTTCT GATACACACATCACATTTTTTGTCTCAGTTGATCATGGCTGCTGCCTCTTTCTTCCTCAGATCTGTGATCTTTCTCACATCAATATCTTCATTCCTCCAACCACACCCCATCATGACAATATTAGTACTATTAGCGATGGTTTTGTTGTACGTCTGATCCACCGAGACTCTGCTTTATCCCCCTTTTATGACCCCAATTTGAGCGTCAGCGATCGTGCCATACTGGCAGCTAATCGCTCCATTGCCCGTCCCAATTACCTCAACTCActcacctcccaatcattggtTGAAGATTTATCCTCAAAATTGATTCCTGAGGAATTCACCTATGTAATGATGTACAACGTGGGAACCCCGCCTAGTCTGGTATATGCCATTGCTGACATATGCAGGAAGTGGCACAGTGTTTCAACCAAACACCACCTGTTTTCGACCCCTCCAAATCTTCCACCTACAGCACAGTACCATGGGATGCTCCAACCTGTTACCAGGCCGGGGGATATGCCTGCCATATTGATGAAGAAGATTGTTGCTATAGGATATCATATGGTAGTGGCAGTACATCAACTGAAGGAACAATTTCAATTGATGCATTTGCCTTTGAAGACAATAGGCAGAATATGGTTGATGTTTGTCACTTGGTGTTTGGCTGCTCAGATTATACAACTGGGACTTTTAAAGGCTATGAAGTTGGCATT AAGGATAGCGATCTCATCAAGTTTGTGTGGAAAAGCATATTATGCCGATTTAGTATTCCTCATGCTATTTTATCTGATAATGAGCCTCAATTTGACAGTGCAAAGTTCAAACAGTTCTGCTCAAAATATGGTGTACGCAACTCATTCTCTTCTCCCTGTTTTCCCAATGGCCAAGCAGAAGCAGACCAGGCAGACTACATATGTGGAAGGGAAAAAGGGGCTATGGTGCCTGGCCATGCTTTCGTCTAATAGCCTTTGGAAAGTCTCTATACTTGGAAATATTCAGCAGCAGAACTATTATGTTGGATATGACCTTGAAGCTCAGGTGGTTTCTTTTTCTCCAGTGGATTGTGCCAATTTCTAG
- the LOC104881343 gene encoding probable aspartic protease At2g35615 yields the protein MGAASFFLRAVIFLISSILIPPTTPHHDNISTISDGFVVHLIHRDSPSSPFYDPNLSTSDRAILAANRSIARLRYLNSHTSQSLVEDLSPKLIPEGFSYIMMYNVGSPPHLIYAVPDTGSGLIWHQCLPCRKCFEQTSPIFDPSKSSTYNTVPSDSPACEETWAFPCGSDEKDCCYMIEYGDGGTSTGGTLSSDAFAFEDSNQNKVDVGHLVFGCSDYTIGTFKGYEAGVVGLNRDPHSLVSQLKIKKFSYCMVIRDDQGSGSRMYFGSLSVLMGGQTPFLQGEHIYYYVTLLGISVGDEKAPFPDGIFDMTSEGGGFIVDSGSEFTVLRMCFEGSFDELDAAGPDITFHFDGADVMLTKQTTYIEAQEGLWCLAMLPSEGLEEMSLLGSFQQMNYYVGYDLDAGFISFAPVDCAAS from the exons ATGGGTGCTGCCTCTTTCTTCCTCAGAGCTGTAATCTTTCTAATATCAAGTATCCTCATTCCTCCAACCACACCCCATCACGACAATATTAGTACTATTAGTGACGGTTTTGTGGTACATCTGATCCACCGTGACTCTCCTTCATCCCCCTTTTATGACCCCAATTTGAGCACCAGTGATCGGGCCATTCTGGCAGCTAACCGCTCCATAGCCCGTCTCAGGTACCTCAACTCACATACGTCCCAATCCTTGGTTGAAGATTTGTCCCCAAAATTGATTCCTGAGGGATTCAGCTATATAATGATGTACAATGTGGGAAGCCCCCCTCATCTAATATATGCCGTTCCTGACACAGGAAGTGGACTCATATGGCATCAGTGCCTTCCATGCAGAAAGTGTTTCGAACAAACGTCACCTATTTTCGACCCCTCCAAATCTTCCACCTACAACACAGTACCGTCTGATTCTCCAGCCTGTGAGGAGACCTGGGCATTTCCCTGCGGTAGTGATGAAAAAGATTGTTGCTATATGATAGAATATGGTGATGGTGGTACTTCAACTGGAGGAACTCTTTCAAGTGATGCATTTGCCTTTGAAGACTCTAACCAGAATAAGGTTGATGTTGGCCACTTGGTGTTTGGCTGCTCCGATTATACAATTGGGACTTTTAAAGGCTACGAAGCTGGTGTTGTAGGCCTTAACCGGGATCCACACTCTTTAGTCTCACAGTTGAAAATAAAGAAGTTCTCCTACTGCATGGTGATACGTGATGATCAAGGATCGGGAAGCAGAATGTATTTCGGATCGCTCTCAGTGCTCATGGGTGGACAAACTCCATTTCTACAAGGAGAGCATATCTATTACTATGTCACTCTTCTGGGAATCAGTGTTGGAGACGAAAAGGCCCCCTTCCCAGATGGGATATTTGATATGACCTCAGAGGGAGGAGGATTTATAGTTGATTCTGGCTCAGAATTCACGGTATTAAG GATGTGCTTCGAGGGGAGTTTTGATGAACTGGATGCTGCAGGACCCGACATAACTTTCCATTTTGATGGTGCAGATGTCATGCTAACAAAGCAGACTACATACATAGAAGCACAAGAGGGGCTATGGTGCCTTGCAATGCTACCTTCTGAAGGGCTTGAAGAGATGTCCCTGCTTGGAAGCTTTCAGCAAATGAACTATTATGTTGGATATGACCTTGATGCTGGGTTCATTTCTTTTGCTCCTGTGGACTGTGCCGCCTCCTAA